GCAACTTGTGAGGAGTGATTTCGTTTATTTACCTGTGATGTATTAATATCTCTAGAATCTTGGGAAGAAGCTATTCACCATGAGGGTTTTAATTCTATGTCATATTTCATTTAATTTTGCTCAAGTTCGCAGCCTCTCTGTTAGGCACTTTCAGTTTGTAACTCGAAGCATCTCATTTTCTGGTATTTGCATGTTCAGGTCAAGATGTACATTCTGGCTGGGCCAAATGGTCAGTCCACTGTATATAGTTGCTTCATACTGTCTAAAACTGTTTAGCTGATAAGAACATTTAAGCAAGTTGTGTTTTGTACCATACTGCATCGAAATTTTCATCGAGAAATATTTTAAGACTTCACAGTTATTTCAATCTGCCTTCACAAAGTAGAGTAAATGAGAAATTTATTCTATTGGTTACAAATCAGTGACTTCTGGTACTTCAAAGTTTAAAGCAGTATACAGTATGCAATGGTCTGTAGAGTGCAATTGCTGAAATTTCTCAGTACTCCCTTCTGTATTTTGCTTTTTCTTGACTAAGGCCGTACCAAATTATGGTTCAAACTTATGTGTATTCACACATTGGATGTTGGCCTAACAGAGGTCATAATGTAAAATAGTCAGGGGGTCTGCTCTCTGCCTCGTGTGGATGCAACATGCTTGTCGAAATTTAATTCTGTAAAAGAGAAATACTGATATAACGCAATGATCAATGTGGAGTAGGATAGTTATAGAGTTCTTCCTCGGTTTTCATTGAGCAAAGATTGGACATGTTTGACTCTTCTGTTGCCGTAATTACCTCTCTAGGTTTGGAGAAATTTATGATCACCATGCACATCCCCATTACTTCCACTTATGATTTTGTATCTATATGTAAAGTCATTTGTCCTGAAATTCTATGCAGAAGTATTCTGATACTTTTCCTTATGAGCCGGTGGCAGCCAATGAGGGTTCCCCATCCGATGCTTGGTGCGGAGAAGGGGCCGTTCTCCTCTCATGCAAGCAGCCCAAGTGCTGCCTGATCCTTCCGTCCAAGATGGAGGTGGTGAACATCAATGTGGCGACGCCTGATGCGTACACGAGGCCGCTATGTGTTGTGTCTGATGTAATTTGGAACTCTGGAATTTTCATGGCTGAATGTTTGTCTTTGTGCTTGAATTCATTTGTGTTTGATGTACTATGAATTAATGATTAGCTTTCCGATTGACTTGGTTGTGTCTTTTGTCCGAATCAATTGAGAAAAATCTGAATATATAGCTGAATGTGGTGGTTTCACACATTCTGAACGAAGCTCGCAATGAGTATACCATGCTTCTGAAATCATGAGCTTATTTATTCTATGAAAAAGAGATAAAGTTGTAGTATAGTTTGCTCAATAGTGTGTGCAGCAGTATAGATTGAGCAAGGCACAATCTGAGAAGTAGAGCACAAAACTAGAAACAATGTGTGCATCACGTGTATGTTTGCTCAACAATGTGAGAGTATAAGAATATGCAGTACAGTTTGCTCAAAAATATGTGCATCCGTGCAGATCGAGCAAGGCACAATATGAGAAGTAGAACTCAATATCATATACAGTACTTCTGAATAGCAGTACATCAATAATCAGGAGGAGCTACAAAATTCACACTGAATCAATGAGTGCCGAAGCTACAACTTCAGACAAATATTTACACGAAAAGTTGTAGCCAAAAACACTATGGGCTTGTTTGGTTTGCAGCATAAgcttgccacacctaaccttagtcGTGCCATAATAatttaggcatgtgtttggtttattgccacacttgtggcttgccacattTTTCTAGCCActtggtccacatgtcataggctcaACTTTTTCCCAattcttgccacacttgtggtggccattttgtaagccacactttgcctaagcttagttgtggcaaagttagccgtgaaccaaacaggccctatgtTCGACACAGTTCCCTCCAAAACATGGCCACTAGCGCCACCCAACTTCAACTCTGCGGCCGATGTTATAAGTGCGTGCTCTGGCCGCCTCACCTCACGAGCCTACATGCCGAGGGGGGCGCAGTGCGTGGCTGCGCCAGTCATTGGGAGCTCTGGATGTAGCTACCTCACCTTGGGGCCCCTCTCCGCCGAGGAGAGCTTCATCTCCGCAGTCGGTGTTGTCGGAAGGAGGGGGTTATATGCTAAGGATTTTTGGTTTTAGGGATGTTCTGGACAAGTTCATCAAGAATTGTGGGCAACTGAAGGATGATCTGCTCCGGGCAATGGCGAAGCTGCTGGAGCTTGTGGAGAAGGCTCTTACTAACGCTGGGTAACTGGTGTAGTGGACTTGGTAGAGATTGCACGACAGTAAAAGAATTTTATCATATAATAAATGCCAGCTTCACAGCAGGATCAATGCCTGAAGACAACAATCTGAACCATACTCTGTCACAGGTAAGATATGTTGCAGAATACCTTGACGATGCAACTTTACAATCCGAGGATGTTCTACACGAAATGAACAAGCATTATTGGGGATTGGACGATGATATGAAAGGCATGTGCTTTGGCCAATGACAACGCACCAAACACACCCACCGGGAAGAGCTGCTTAGACGATGAGGCCATCTTCAATACCGATGGCACATGCAACGATGACTCTACCTGATGTCCATGACCGCATATCTTAGTCATCATAACCTAAATGACCAGAGCTATATATATGATGAATCTCTGCCATGTAGCTTGCTTTTTAAAAGCAATGTAAATACACTATCATGATCTGATCTCATGCCTTTGTTTTGGCCTATAAACCTTCCATGCAATATAATatataatgatatgcatgaatatcATACCTAAATATCCATTTCCTTATGTTTCAAAGATTTTATAAACGGTCTTTAAATATTCTTATTTACATGGTTTGAATGCTTGGCTCACGCTcgccctttgcgccattggcgcaacgggtcatctagtctAACTGAAACATAAGCTCAGTGTGTTGGATTGCAAGGATCATGCCCTACATCATCGCACGTAGCTCCGTTTCCACAACATCGTTGTGAAATAGAAATCTTTTTTTTCCTACatggtaatatgtgtctcattTATAGCATAAAGATCATAGTACAAGTCACGTGTACACCGACCTGGCAAGATTGAAATGACAACATAATGCTATTCTTTGCACAAAGAAACACCAACCATGAAAGATAAATACAATCAAGACTGAAGAAACCCCTAAGCTttacaccaacgcccgtcacctgcctccggcaccaccatagcagtcgccaaagaaaaaaaaatactggtcacctcctcacccgagctcgacgcgacTCCATCACTAATATGCAACTTTGCGCACCTTCAAGATGGCTCACAAATGGTGTGAAGCCATTACAGTTGAACGAATCAGACTAAGACAACCGGATCACCCTCGCACGACTAAGACGTCGGAGGAGGGAATCATACTTGTCAGCCATAAACCACGAACGTAGCACACGATCCACCATCTTCTAGATGCCGCCGGTGCAGACCATAATTTGCATCCGCTCCGAGACTACCTCCCAAGCCCCGCGTCAACACTGGAGCAAATGTCGTCGCAACGGTggagcccgaggacacaagtccaTCACAAGGATGTCGTCGCCGTCGCGTCATTCTTATTTGAACAGACCAGTTTCTAAATCCATCCCCAATCACAGGATAGATCGCCTCGTCGGGAAGGGGTCTGAAACTTCTTTGTTGGGTGTTGCCAACAATGAACGACCCAAAAAGCTAAACTATTGGGGTCTAAAACCTGAAGCTACATGATCTACATGCATGGATCCGACGGCCTCCCTCATCACCGACGATCAAGGTCGTCaacggaggggagccgccggaggtcGGCGACGAAAGGACCTAGAGGCTGGCTAGATCGTGAAATAggaaatacttcctccgtccgaaaaagttGTCCCAATCTTATATCCCTCAAATGAATGAATTTAACATTAATTTGATGCTAGATACATTTTTTTTTACAAggctagatacatctatttgagaTACAAAATTTTTCGAACGAAGGAAGTACGAATCTATAAGCCGCAAAAATCACGCTCCCATTATGAGCCCGGAGTAGAATCCCGGTTGCTGCCATCTTCCGCATATGAGCCATACACGGACAGCGCAACCGTGTTACGTGGTGATTCTAATGTGACCATGTGCCAAGCTAAAAAACCGTACCACCTCACCCCAAGCATCGAGTCCTGGTCTCTGCCGACCACTCGTGTACCTCTTTGACTCTTCCTTACCTTCCAGTTTCTTACTGGCCCATAGCTTACAGGGAGGCGATTTGTAGCAACAACCAACACTATTTTTCTTTTGACTTTCACATTttaatttattttatcttttgaaccaaaagtcCAATTTAAGATTGGTTTGCATATACACGTTCCTTATGATGATgcctttaacatgagaagttttaaaACCCCGCCAAAAAAAACACGAGAAGTTTTAAAAACTTCATCACTCATCAATTATTTTGTATTATTTTCTTCTTTGTTTGTACAATGGAGATTATATGATCAATATTTTTTATTTTCATTGTTGTATTTCCTTGCTTATTAACATGTATTTTTTTCTTCCTTATTTGTACAAAGTGAAGAGTATATGATTAATATCAATAATTACCATTGTTGTATTTCGTTCTTATCACCATCCATTAATTAAGTAGTATTATTTTCTTCCTTGTTTTTCTAAGGTGTAGATTATATGATCAGTATCAATAATTTACCATTGTCATATTTCCTTACTTACCCTCAACCATTGACTACACAATATTTTCTTCCTTATATGTAGTAGGTGGAGATTATATGATCAATATCAATAATTACCAAGGTTATTTGCTTACTTACCCTCAACCATTGATTACACAATATTTTTTTCCTTATATGTACTGGTTGAAGATTATATGATCAATATCACTAATTACCATTGTTATTTACTTACCTACCACCATCTAGTAATTACATATTATTTTCTTCTATACTTGTACGTACTAGGTGAAGATTATACTGATCGATGTCATTAATTATTAAAATTTGAAAAGTATCCTCATATAAAAATTGGCAAACAAAAAATTTGGGGCAAAATGGTAAACAAAATTGACTACTGCTCCCCACTTCACAAATATAAGATATATTCTAACTTTTTCctgaatcagatgtatatagacatattttaataTGTTTGCTTACTCATTTTAATCCGTTTGTAGATCATATTAAAATGTCCAAAAGATCTCATATTTGTGGACGGAGGAAGTACATCATTCTAGAAAAAGTACAATAGAAATGATGCAAAGGCTGACCAAGGATTTCCTACATATATTATCCTGAACTCACACCAACTGTCCAACATAATCCGAGGGTTTCAGTAGACCAACTAAAACCCAATAGTTTATCGGCATGGGCATCGTCGTCGTCTTTTTTCCAATTTTTGCGTGTGGCGAAGCAGTGGGAAGCTCTAGCACTCGTGCCATCGACCGCACTCCATTCATACCCTTTTAAAAACCGTGGGTGCGCGCTATAAATACCAAGGGTCTCCGTCCACCTCGCCGCCGGAGACAACCACCAAACCCACGCATCCCCAGCTCCCCTCGCCTCCTCTTTCCACAGCGCGGCGCCGATGGCCACGGCACACTgctacccgccgccgccgcccatcgcccACGCGCTTCCAAGGCCGCACGCCGCCGACGGCGCCGTTGCCCTCCTCCCCGACGACGGCGGCAGCGACAGCGAGAGCGTGGCCGAGTCGTCGTGCCCGCACCCGCGCGTGCGCCGGCCGACGGCGagccgggacgaggaggaggaggaggacaacgacGGGTGCAGCAGCTGCGTGGAGGTGGACGAGTACTGGGGCTactaccagcagcagcaacagcagcatccGCAGGAagccgacgacgaggaggaggtcaGCACGTTGAGCGTCTGGTGGAAGAAgaaacgggcggcggcggcggctagtagGGCTGGCGGCGCGTTCCCCTCGGCGTTCCCCTCGGCGGTGGGTGGTGAGGGGGAGGAGAAGAAGGCGGAGGACCcgaagcgggcggcggcgcggcaggagGAGGACCGCAAGTTCTGGGCCGACTGCCTCGCCACCGGGTACCCCTGAAACCCAGGAAAAGCCATAGGTCGGCATGcaaaggccatggcaaagaagccatGAGCGCCGCCAACCGAAACTGCAGCCGCTCAACCCAAGCGTATGCCTACCTTTGTTTGTTTCTTTCCATTTTTCTTTTGATTTCCTTGTACATAATATTCAACGGAACTCCTCAACAAGCCACTGGGTGGCGTATTTTGACCCCCGTAAAGCTCTACAGAAAGACtcgatcttcttcttcttttcttgtcgttgCGGGTGAAAGAATTGAATTGAATCTCCGTGCAAACTAGTACTACTAGAAAATACATTTTTCTTTTCTTAGCTTGGTCTAGATGGGGGGTGGTCAATTAAAGCAGCGGCGGGACGCCAGGGCCAGTGGCATTGCCGGCGGCCACCAACCGGTGGAGGGGCATGGGTGCCAGGAGAGGTGGCAGGCAAGGAGatctcctccgcctccgccgcttTAAATCCCCGTccttcctcgtcaaactcccaatTGGACACACGCACGGCGGCCGATCACCGACGGGGCATGGCATTCCGTCCGTCCTAGGCTCATGCAGTAGGTCCTAGCCCGGATCGCGGGGCCTCCGGTGGAACGTGCGCCGGTTGCGCGCGCCAACGACCGGCGGGGAATATGGTCCACGCTCGGCCGCGtaaccatgtgtgtgtgtgtgtgtgtttatgatGGGTTTGGTGCGTAAAGCGGCCGGGGTTAAATAAGGGGGGCAAGGCCAAGCTGCTGTTGCTTCTCCTTGAGAAAGATGGTTTCAGTTATGTTTAAAAGAAAACTGGCGGCTGTTGCTCAGCTTCTTTCTTTCTTTCCGAGCTACAGCTGGTACTGTAGTTGGCTTTATAGAAAGACAGCACGTGTGGCACGCAGCTGACCAT
The window above is part of the Triticum aestivum cultivar Chinese Spring chromosome 2A, IWGSC CS RefSeq v2.1, whole genome shotgun sequence genome. Proteins encoded here:
- the LOC123187604 gene encoding uncharacterized protein; the encoded protein is MQMMHIPRVADPPTANSVLRFLWLHRDGWLRPAPVMASIHPMNRTTWEMYDDLANPRLVSRSRCTFWLGQMKYSDTFPYEPVAANEGSPSDAWCGEGAVLLSCKQPKCCLILPSKMEVVNINVATPDAYTRPLCVVSDVIWNSGIFMAECLSLCLNSFVFDVL
- the LOC123184819 gene encoding uncharacterized protein; this encodes MATAHCYPPPPPIAHALPRPHAADGAVALLPDDGGSDSESVAESSCPHPRVRRPTASRDEEEEEDNDGCSSCVEVDEYWGYYQQQQQQHPQEADDEEEVSTLSVWWKKKRAAAAASRAGGAFPSAFPSAVGGEGEEKKAEDPKRAAARQEEDRKFWADCLATGYP